A genome region from Cervus elaphus chromosome 18, mCerEla1.1, whole genome shotgun sequence includes the following:
- the SHH gene encoding sonic hedgehog protein isoform X1, which produces MDEMLLLARCLLVLLVSSLLMCSGLACGPGRGFGKRRNPKKLTPLAYKQFIPNVAEKTLGASGRYEGKITRNSERFKELTPNYNPDIIFKDEENTGADRLMTQRCKDKLNALAISVMNQWPGVKLRVTEGWDEDGHHSEESLHYEGRAVDITTSDRDRSKYGMLARLAVEAGFDWVYYESKAHIHCSVKAENSVAAKSGGCFPGSATVHLEQGGTKLVKDLRPGDRVLAADDEGRLLYSDFLTFLDRDRGAKKVFYAIETREPRERLLLTAAHLLFVAPHNGSAAGAPEGAAAAAGGGAPGRRALFASRVRPGQHVYVVAERGGARRLLPAAVHSVTLREETAGAYAPLTAHGTILINRVLASCYAVIEEHSWAHGAFAPYRLAHALLAALAPGRTDRGGAGDGGGGGRVPPPVPGAADAPGAAGIHWYSELLYQIGTWLLDSEALHPLGMAVKSS; this is translated from the exons ATGGACGAGATGCTGCTGCTGGCGAGATGTCTCCTGGTGCTGCTGGTCTCCTCGCTGTTGATGTGCTCGGGGCTGGCGTGCGGACCCGGCAGGGGATTTGGCAAGAGGCGGAACCCCAAAAAGCTGACCCCTTTAGCCTACAAGCAGTTTATCCCCAACGTGGCCGAGAAGACCCTAGGGGCCAGTGGAAGATACGAGGGGAAGATCACCAGAAACTCAGAGCGATTTAAGGAACTCACCCCCAATTACAACCCCGACATCATATTTAAGGATGAGGAAAACACTGGAGCGGACCGGCTGATGACTCAG AGGTGCAAGGACAAGCTGAACGCCTTAGCCATCTCCGTGATGAACCAATGGCCGGGCGTGAAGCTGCGGGTGACTGAGGGCTGGGATGAGGACGGCCACCACTCGGAGGAGTCGCTGCACTACGAGGGCCGCGCCGTGGACATCACCACCTCGGACCGCGACCGCAGCAAGTACGGCATGCTGGCGCGCCTGGCCGTGGAGGCCGGCTTCGACTGGGTCTACTACGAGTCCAAGGCGCACATCCACTGCTCCGTGAAAGCAG AGAACTCGGTGGCGGCCAAGTCGGGCGGCTGCTTCCCGGGCTCGGCCACGGTGCATCTGGAGCAGGGCGGCACCAAGCTGGTGAAGGACCTGCGGCCCGGGGACCGCGTGCTGGCGGCCGACGACGAGGGCCGGCTGCTCTACAGCGACTTCCTCACCTTCCTGGACCGCGACCGTGGCGCCAAGAAGGTCTTCTACGCCATCGAGACGCGGGAGCCTCGCGAGCGCCTGCTGCTCACCGCCGCGCACCTGCTCTTTGTGGCGCCGCACAATGGCTCGGCCGCAGGGGCGCCCGAgggggcggcggcagcggcgggcgGGGGCGCGCCAGGGCGCCGGGCGCTTTTCGCCAGCCGCGTGCGGCCGGGCCAGCACGTGTACGTGGTGGCCGAGCGCGGCGGGGCCCGGCGGCTGCTGCCCGCCGCGGTGCACAGCGTGACGCTGCGCGAGGAGACGGCGGGCGCCTACGCACCGCTCACGGCACACGGGACCATCCTCATCAACCGGGTGCTGGCCTCGTGCTACGCGGTCATCGAGGAGCATAGCTGGGCGCACGGGGCCTTCGCGCCCTACCGCCTGGCGCACGCGCTCCTGGCCGCGCTGGCGCCCGGGCGCACGGACCGCGGCGGGGCCGGCGacggcgggggcggcggccgagTCCCCCCGCCCGTGCCGGGGGCGGCCGACGCGCCGGGCGCCGCGGGCATCCACTGGTACTCGGAGCTGCTCTACCAAATAGGCACCTGGCTGTTGGACAGCGAGGCCTTGCACCCGCTGGGTATGGCGGTCAAGTCCAGCTGA
- the SHH gene encoding sonic hedgehog protein isoform X2: protein MERCKDKLNALAISVMNQWPGVKLRVTEGWDEDGHHSEESLHYEGRAVDITTSDRDRSKYGMLARLAVEAGFDWVYYESKAHIHCSVKAENSVAAKSGGCFPGSATVHLEQGGTKLVKDLRPGDRVLAADDEGRLLYSDFLTFLDRDRGAKKVFYAIETREPRERLLLTAAHLLFVAPHNGSAAGAPEGAAAAAGGGAPGRRALFASRVRPGQHVYVVAERGGARRLLPAAVHSVTLREETAGAYAPLTAHGTILINRVLASCYAVIEEHSWAHGAFAPYRLAHALLAALAPGRTDRGGAGDGGGGGRVPPPVPGAADAPGAAGIHWYSELLYQIGTWLLDSEALHPLGMAVKSS, encoded by the exons ATGGAG AGGTGCAAGGACAAGCTGAACGCCTTAGCCATCTCCGTGATGAACCAATGGCCGGGCGTGAAGCTGCGGGTGACTGAGGGCTGGGATGAGGACGGCCACCACTCGGAGGAGTCGCTGCACTACGAGGGCCGCGCCGTGGACATCACCACCTCGGACCGCGACCGCAGCAAGTACGGCATGCTGGCGCGCCTGGCCGTGGAGGCCGGCTTCGACTGGGTCTACTACGAGTCCAAGGCGCACATCCACTGCTCCGTGAAAGCAG AGAACTCGGTGGCGGCCAAGTCGGGCGGCTGCTTCCCGGGCTCGGCCACGGTGCATCTGGAGCAGGGCGGCACCAAGCTGGTGAAGGACCTGCGGCCCGGGGACCGCGTGCTGGCGGCCGACGACGAGGGCCGGCTGCTCTACAGCGACTTCCTCACCTTCCTGGACCGCGACCGTGGCGCCAAGAAGGTCTTCTACGCCATCGAGACGCGGGAGCCTCGCGAGCGCCTGCTGCTCACCGCCGCGCACCTGCTCTTTGTGGCGCCGCACAATGGCTCGGCCGCAGGGGCGCCCGAgggggcggcggcagcggcgggcgGGGGCGCGCCAGGGCGCCGGGCGCTTTTCGCCAGCCGCGTGCGGCCGGGCCAGCACGTGTACGTGGTGGCCGAGCGCGGCGGGGCCCGGCGGCTGCTGCCCGCCGCGGTGCACAGCGTGACGCTGCGCGAGGAGACGGCGGGCGCCTACGCACCGCTCACGGCACACGGGACCATCCTCATCAACCGGGTGCTGGCCTCGTGCTACGCGGTCATCGAGGAGCATAGCTGGGCGCACGGGGCCTTCGCGCCCTACCGCCTGGCGCACGCGCTCCTGGCCGCGCTGGCGCCCGGGCGCACGGACCGCGGCGGGGCCGGCGacggcgggggcggcggccgagTCCCCCCGCCCGTGCCGGGGGCGGCCGACGCGCCGGGCGCCGCGGGCATCCACTGGTACTCGGAGCTGCTCTACCAAATAGGCACCTGGCTGTTGGACAGCGAGGCCTTGCACCCGCTGGGTATGGCGGTCAAGTCCAGCTGA